From the genome of Phyllostomus discolor isolate MPI-MPIP mPhyDis1 chromosome 12, mPhyDis1.pri.v3, whole genome shotgun sequence, one region includes:
- the LOC114510788 gene encoding patr class I histocompatibility antigen, A-2 alpha chain-like, translating into MEPQTLLLLLSGALALTETWAGPHSFRYFHTFVTGPGHGKNQYIALGYVDDTEILRFDSDTACPRLEPRVPWLEPLLVEQEDPDWWDEQTTQVLEDIEESFREDLNYLSSCYNDSEDGSHTQQEMTGCVVGSDRRFLHGYTQSAYDRTETFDLVVERGCSTEADSEVRITVAVGRDTVEEHDVDGWRDYLEVTCVRWLRLFLKKGRETLLRADPPKTHMTRHPISDHEVTLRCWALGFYPSNITLTWQRDGENLTQDMELVDTRPAGDGTFQKWAAVAVPPGEEQRYTCHVQHQGLPEPLTLRWDPPPQTAITIVGIIAALGLLGAVVTAAVLWRRKSSGRGRENNTQAACSSSAQDSEVSLTANNADPEGRK; encoded by the exons ATGGAACCCCAAaccctgcttctgctgctctcGGGGGCCCTGGCCCTGACCGAGACCTGGGCTG gacccCACAGCTTCAGATATTTCCACACCTTCGTGACTGGACCGGGCCACGGGAAGAACCAGTACATCGCCCTGGGCTACGTGGACGACACGGAGATCTTGCGGTTCGACAGCGACACCGCGTGTCCGAGGCTGGAGCCGCGGGTGCCATGGCTGGAGCCGCTACTGGTGGAGCAGGAGGATCCAGATTGGTGGGACGAGCAGACGACGCAGGTCCTGGAGGACATCGAAGAGAGCTTCCGAGAGGACCTGAACTACCTGAGCAGCTGCTACAACGACAGCGAGGACG GGTCCCACACCCAGCAGGAAATGACCGGCTGCGTCGTGGGGTCGGACCGGCGCTTCCTCCACGGATACACTCAGTCGGCCTACGACCGCACCGAAACCTTCGACCTGGTTGTGGAGCGAGGCTGTTCCACCGAGGCTGACTCGGAGGTCCGGATCACTGTCGCTGTCGGGCGCGACACGGTGGAGGAACACGACGTGGATGGCTGGAGGGATTACCTGGAGGTCACCTGCGTGCGCTGGCTCCGCCTGTTcctgaagaaggggagggagaccCTGCTCCGAGCAG accctccaaaAACACACATGACCCGCCACCCCATCTCTGACCATGAGgtcaccctgaggtgctgggccctgggcttctaccCTTCGAacatcaccctgacctggcaACGTGATGGGGAGAACCTGACCCAGGACATGGAGCTGGTGGAcaccaggcctgcaggggacgggaccttccagaagtgggcagctgtggccgtgccccctggagaggagcagagatacacatgccatgtgcagcaccaggggctgcctgagcccctgaccctgagatggg ACCCCCCTCCTCAGACCGCCATCACCATCGTGGGCATCATtgctgccctgggtctccttggagctgtggtcactgcagctgtgctgtggaggaggaagagctcaG gcagaggcagggagaacaACACTCAGGCTGCCT GTAGCAGCAGTGCCCAGGACTCTGAGGTGTCTCTCACAGCTAATAATGCTGACCCTGAGGGTAGGAAGTAG
- the NLRP4 gene encoding NACHT, LRR and PYD domains-containing protein 4, giving the protein MASSFFSEFGLMWYLGELRKDEFRKFKELLKETPVQLGLQQMPWADVKKGTREDLANLLAKHYGEEQAWDMTFFIFQKINRMDLCEKAKKEITGYTKIYRAHIKEKFTKMWFRDSVTRIYDHFDKKLTPKEYEYLECLFAPRETGRRTVVLRGLQGVGKTTILTKLMLSWAEGTVYQKFSYIFYFSCREVKQMTETSLAALICRGWSNSVSPVAEITSDPERLLFIIDGFEELGYDLNEPDTDLCSDCMEQRPIRVVLSSLLRKKMLPESSLLVAAVPKYPQSIEDRLMCPEVKIFTGLGETEKKLYFCCLFHQDRTRGIKAFSLLRKNEHLFSMCKIPTLCWAVGTCLKREMEKGQDPAVVCRRITSLYSSFVLNLFTPKGASRLDRQSQGRLMGLCSLAAEGMWTDTFVFSREDLRRNGLVDSDIPALLDTKALHRHWDTEDSYSFIHLCIQEFCAALFYFVKSHTDHPNPAVESMETLVSTFLSKTKIHWVFLGCFLFGLLSEKEQQKLEAFFGSHLRRQEVQQTLLQHLQSISENEHLQRQVDFVAFCHCLFEMENETFAGWAVNLSHGMHLCIHDKLDLAPVAYCLKHCYALKKLSVSTQNVLVQEGADPSMSTNHLTYWYHICSVLTTNENLRELRVTHSNFQESTFITLSSQLRHPWCHLQKLSINAVSFPGDGWLLFEVLTHSPDLKYLNLSGTSLSRDDVMRLCQALNNPACNIEDLLLANCGLSPDDCEGFRDVLQENTKLKVLNLSCNYLDTGMSLLCEALRHPACYLYALVLTCCYINEHCWGCLPEVLLLNKTLLHLDISTNILTYENLNLLCEALTDPGCSLKSLCLINCFITPEGCRDLAFVLIRNPNLRNLQISHNDIGDDGVRLLSKGLVHSTCHLQILGLGTCNLTSACCKDLASVLINCSTLRKLTLSGNALGHEGVLVLCQALRHPWCGLQWLGLRKAEFDEETQKLLIEEEQRNFSLEIIDE; this is encoded by the exons ATGGCCTCATCATTCTTTTCTGAGTTTGGCCTCATGTGGTACCTGGGGGAGCTCAGAAAGGACGAGTTCAGGAAATTTAAGGAGCTCCTCAAGGAAACGCCCGTGCAACTTGGACTCCAGCAAATGCCCTGGGCCGACGTGAAGAAAGGGACTCGAGAAGACCTGGCAAACCTACTGGCCAAACATTATGGGGAAGAACAAGCCTGGGACATGACCTTCTTCATCTTTCAGAAGATCAATAGAATGGATCTCTGCGAAAAGGCCAAGAAGGAGATTACTG GATACACAAAGATATATCGCGCTCACATCAAGGAGAAATTCACCAAAATGTGGTTCAGAGACTCTGTCACCAGGATTTATGATCACTTTGACAAGAAACTCACCCCAAAAGAATACGAATATCTGGAGTGTCTTTTTGCCCCCAGGGAAACTGGGAGACGGACGGTGGTCCTTAGAGGACTCCAAGGGGTCGGGAAGACAACGATCCTGACGAAGCTGATGTTATCCTGGGCAGAGGGCACTGTCTACCAGAAGTTCTCCTACATCTTCTACTTCAGCTGTCGGGAAGTGAAGCAGATGACAGAGACCAGCTTGGCTGCACTGATTTGTAGAGGCTGGTCCAACTCCGTCTCCCCAGTAGCAGAGATCACGTCTGACCCAGAGAGACTCTTGTTCATCATCGATGGCTTCGAAGAACTGGGATACGACCTGAACGAACCCGACACAGATCTGTGCAGCGACTGTATGGAGCAGCGGCCCATCCGCGTGGTCCTGAGCAGCTTGCTGAGAAAGAAAATGCTCCCTGAGTCCTCGCTGCTCGTTGCTGCTGTACCCAAGTATCCACAGAGCATTGAGGACAGGCTGATGTGCCCTGAGGTCAAAATATTCACGGGGTTAGGTGAGACAGAGAAAAAGCTGTATTTCTGTTGCTTATTCCACCAAGACAGGACTAGAGGCATCAAAGCCTTCAGCCTCTTAAGAAAGAACGAACACCTTTTTTCCATGTGTAAAATCCCCACGCTTTGCTGGGCCGTGGGCACTTGTCTGAAGAGGGAGATGGAAAAAGGGCAAGATCCGGCTGTGGTGTGCCGACGGATCACCtccctttattcttcttttgtctTGAACCTGTTCACACCCAAGGGGGCTAGTCGTCTAGACAGGCAAAGCCAAGGCCGCCTGATGGGCTTATGTTCCCTGGCTGCCGAGGGCATGTGGACCGACACATTTGTATTCAGCAGAGAGGATCTCAGGAGAAATGGGCTAGTTGATTCTGACATCCCTGCTCTGCTGGACACCAAGGCTCTTCACAGGCACTGGGACACTGAGGACTCATACTCTTTCATCCATCTGTGCATCCAGGAGTTCTGTGCCGCCCTGTTCTACTTCGTGAAGAGTCACACCGACCATCCAAACCCGGCTGTGGAAAGTATGGAGACACTGGTATCTACCTTTTTAAGTAAAACCAAGATCCATTGGGTTTTTCTGGGGTGTTTCTTGTTTGGCCTTTTaagtgaaaaagaacaacagaaactGGAGGCATTTTTCGGCTCCCACCTGCGCCGGCAGGAGGTCCAGCAGACGCTTCTGCAGCACTTACAGAGCATAAGTGAGAATGAACACCTCCAGAGACAGGTCGATTTTGTGGCGTTCTGTCACTGCCTGTTTGAGATGGAGAATGAAACGTTTGCAGGGTGGGCAGTGAACCTCTCCCATGGCATGCATCTTTGTATTCATGACAAGTTGGACTTGGCACCTGTTGCCTACTGCTTAAAACACTGTTATGCCTTGAAGAAACTTAGTGTTTCCACCCAAAATGTTTTGGTACAAGAGGGCGCAGACCCTTCCAT GTCAACTAACCACTTAACCTATTGGTATCACATCTGCTCCGTGCTCACTACAAACGAGAACCTCAGGGAGCTTCGAGTAACTCACAGTAACTTCCAGGAGTCAACCTTTATAACTCTGAGCAGTCAGCTGAGGCATCCCTGGTGTCACCTTCAAAAACTTTC GATAAATGCTGTTTCCTTCCCTGGTGACGGCTGGCTTCTCTTCGAGGTGCTCACTCACAGCCCAGATTTGAAATACCTGAACCTCAGCGGCACAAGTCTCTCCCGTGATGACGTGATGCGGCTCTGTCAAGCCTTGAACAACCCAGCGTGCAACATAGAGGATTTACT GCTGGCCAATTGTGGCCTCTCACCTGATGACTGTGAAGGTTTCAGAGATGTCCTGCAGGAGAACACGAAGCTGAAGGTTCTTAACCTATCCTGCAACTACCTGGACACAGGGATGTCCCTGTTGTGTGAAGCCCTGCGCCACCCGGCCTGTTACCTTTATGCCTTGGT GTTAACTTGCTGCTACATCAATGAACATTGCTGGGGATGCCTGCCTGAGGTTCTTCTGCTTAACAAGACCCTGCTCCATCTAGATATCAGCACAAACATCCTGACATACGAAAACTTGAACCTTTTGTGTGAGGCCTTGACAGATCCTGGCTGCTCCCTGAAATCACTATG TTTGATAAACTGTTTCATAACCCCCGAGGGCTGTCGGGACCTTGCTTTCGTCCTCATCAGAAACCCAAACCTGAGAAACCTGCAAATCAGTCACAACGACATAGGAGACGATGGTGTAAGGCTGCTGTCCAAAGGTCTGGTTCATTCCACCTGTCACTTACAGATACTTGG GCTGGGAACATGCAACCTGACCAGCGCCTGCTGCAAGGACCTCGCCTCTGTGCTCATCAACTGCAGCACTCTGAGAAAACTCACCCTGTCCGGAAATGCCTTGGGCCACGAAGGAGTGCTAGTGCTGTGTCAGGCCCTGAGACATCCCTGGTGCGGGCTGCAGTGGCTGGG GCTGAGGAAAGCTGAATTTGATGAGGAAACTCAGAAACTTCTGATAGAGGAGGAACAGAGAAATTTCTCCTTGGAAATCATAGATGAGTGA